In Streptomyces sp. NBC_01426, one genomic interval encodes:
- a CDS encoding DUF1707 SHOCT-like domain-containing protein, translated as MSDDRSERPLPELRASDADRDRVVERLRDAVAEGRLDMEEFEERLEAAYTSRTYGELEPLTRDLPAVPGAAAPLATGQPAPAGSSVAWPARIGGAGTSATAVAVMSGFQRKGHWTVPAHFNAVAFWGGGELDLREANFAQREVVITCVAVMGGIQIIVPPGVEVDVRGIGVMGAFDQRPSSERAEPGAPRVVVNGFAFWGGVEVKVKPPKTPKPARGGRPRKEL; from the coding sequence ATGAGTGACGATCGGTCGGAGAGGCCGTTGCCGGAGCTGAGGGCGTCCGATGCCGACCGGGACCGGGTGGTGGAGCGTCTGCGGGACGCCGTCGCCGAGGGCCGGCTGGACATGGAGGAGTTCGAGGAGAGGCTGGAGGCGGCGTACACGTCCCGTACCTACGGCGAGTTGGAACCCCTGACGCGCGACCTTCCCGCCGTGCCGGGAGCCGCGGCCCCCCTGGCGACCGGGCAGCCCGCGCCCGCGGGCTCCAGTGTCGCGTGGCCCGCGCGGATCGGCGGCGCGGGCACCTCCGCCACGGCCGTCGCCGTGATGTCGGGGTTCCAGCGCAAGGGGCACTGGACGGTGCCCGCCCACTTCAACGCGGTGGCGTTCTGGGGCGGCGGCGAGCTGGACCTGCGGGAGGCGAACTTCGCCCAGCGCGAGGTGGTGATCACCTGCGTCGCCGTCATGGGCGGGATCCAGATCATCGTGCCGCCGGGCGTGGAGGTGGACGTTCGGGGCATCGGGGTGATGGGCGCCTTCGATCAGCGCCCGAGCTCCGAGCGGGCGGAACCGGGGGCTCCGCGGGTGGTCGTGAACGGCTTCGCCTTCTGGGGCGGCGTCGAGGTCAAGGTCAAGCCGCCGAAGACGCCCAAGCCGGCGCGCGGCGGGCGGCCCCGCAAGGAGCTCTAG
- a CDS encoding DUF445 domain-containing protein, translating to MQTKPATGGRQEHVEDVDNRDRARAGVAAPAAPPARGGFVFNAADEERRRGVRRMKTTATGLLILVAVVYVLATWAEHRGAGAWAGYVAAAAEAGMVGALADWFAVTALFRRPLGLPIPHTAIIPTKKDQLGVSLGEFVGENFLSAEVVRARLGALGIGGRLGSWLAEPAHADRVTAELATALRGALTVLRDADVQAVVGEAITRRAESAEIAPGIGKMLERVVADGGHHRGVDLICVKAHDWLVLHGDSVMDAVQGGAPGWTPRFVDRKIGDRVYKELLRFVTEMRDMPEHPARGAVDRFLKDFAVDLQSDTDTRARVERLKNDVLSRGEVQEVIASAWTAIRSMILSAAEDEQSELRLRVRSSLMSLGARLATDGRLQAKLEGWIEGALVYVVTTYRTEVTSLITDTVAGWDAEHTSRKIEAHIGRDLQFIRINGTVVGALAGLLIYSASKAFGA from the coding sequence ATGCAGACAAAACCGGCCACCGGGGGAAGGCAGGAGCACGTGGAAGACGTGGACAACCGCGACAGGGCGCGGGCCGGGGTCGCGGCCCCGGCCGCACCACCCGCCCGGGGCGGGTTCGTGTTCAACGCCGCGGACGAGGAGCGCCGGCGCGGCGTGCGCCGCATGAAGACCACCGCCACCGGCCTGCTGATCCTGGTGGCGGTGGTCTACGTGCTCGCCACATGGGCGGAGCACAGGGGCGCGGGCGCCTGGGCCGGGTACGTGGCGGCGGCGGCCGAGGCGGGCATGGTCGGCGCGCTCGCCGACTGGTTCGCGGTCACCGCGCTGTTCCGGCGACCGCTGGGCCTGCCCATCCCGCACACCGCGATCATCCCGACGAAGAAGGACCAGCTCGGCGTCTCCCTCGGGGAGTTCGTCGGCGAGAACTTCCTCTCCGCGGAAGTGGTGCGGGCCCGCCTCGGCGCGCTCGGGATCGGCGGCCGGCTCGGATCCTGGCTGGCGGAGCCCGCCCACGCCGACCGGGTCACGGCGGAGTTGGCCACCGCGCTGCGCGGGGCCCTGACCGTGCTGCGCGACGCCGACGTCCAGGCCGTCGTCGGCGAGGCGATCACCAGACGGGCCGAGAGCGCCGAGATCGCGCCCGGCATCGGCAAGATGCTGGAGCGGGTCGTCGCGGACGGCGGGCACCACCGCGGCGTCGACCTGATCTGCGTCAAGGCGCACGACTGGCTCGTACTGCACGGGGACTCGGTCATGGACGCGGTACAGGGCGGTGCCCCCGGCTGGACCCCCCGGTTCGTCGACCGCAAGATCGGCGACCGCGTGTACAAGGAACTGCTGCGCTTCGTCACCGAGATGCGGGACATGCCCGAGCACCCGGCACGGGGCGCCGTGGACCGGTTCCTGAAGGACTTCGCGGTCGACCTGCAATCGGACACCGACACCCGGGCACGGGTCGAGCGGCTCAAGAACGACGTCCTGTCCCGGGGCGAGGTGCAGGAGGTGATCGCCTCGGCCTGGACCGCGATCCGGTCGATGATCCTCTCGGCGGCCGAGGACGAGCAGAGCGAACTGCGCCTGCGGGTGCGGTCCTCGCTGATGTCCCTGGGCGCACGCCTGGCCACGGACGGCCGGCTCCAGGCCAAGCTGGAGGGCTGGATCGAGGGCGCGCTGGTGTACGTGGTCACCACCTACCGGACGGAGGTCACCTCGTTGATCACCGACACGGTGGCGGGATGGGACGCGGAGCACACCTCGCGGAAGATCGAGGCGCACATCGGCCGCGACCTCCAGTTCATCCGGATCAACGGCACGGTCGTGGGCGCGTTGGCGGGGCTGCTCATCTACTCGGCGTCCAAGGCCTTCGGAGCGTAG
- a CDS encoding GNAT family N-acetyltransferase, with the protein MICYGQAVLDLADELVDAYADVFSAPPWNEDEETIRLFAARLPADARRRGFRTALAQSATGIDGFATGWLTPNTFPKNRAYAQVAAQLGPARVKELLTGALEIDELAVRPHARGRGTGRDLLTEITADAPDRRAWLLTSRLAHDTVATYRRLGWHEVTALPGTETGVVVFLAPDHPNR; encoded by the coding sequence GTGATCTGCTACGGACAGGCCGTCCTCGACCTCGCGGACGAACTGGTCGACGCCTACGCCGACGTCTTCTCCGCCCCACCGTGGAACGAGGATGAAGAAACCATTCGCCTGTTCGCGGCCCGTCTCCCGGCCGACGCCCGGCGCCGTGGTTTCCGTACCGCCCTCGCCCAGTCCGCGACCGGCATCGACGGCTTCGCCACCGGCTGGCTCACCCCGAACACCTTCCCCAAGAACCGCGCGTACGCCCAGGTCGCCGCGCAGCTCGGACCGGCCCGGGTCAAGGAACTCCTCACCGGCGCGCTGGAGATAGACGAACTCGCCGTACGCCCCCACGCGCGCGGTCGCGGCACCGGCCGCGACCTGCTCACCGAGATCACCGCCGACGCCCCCGACCGGCGCGCCTGGCTGCTGACCTCCCGGCTCGCCCACGACACCGTGGCGACGTACCGGCGCCTGGGCTGGCACGAGGTCACCGCGCTCCCCGGCACCGAGACCGGCGTCGTCGTCTTCCTGGCCCCGGACCACCCGAATCGCTGA